A window from Thermoanaerobaculales bacterium encodes these proteins:
- a CDS encoding YceI family protein: protein MSKAWVLVGVAWLGVTSVAMAAEQTLRIDPTASAVSFTLRSTLHQVEGRMVVSRGEIRFDTGTGEASGEVVLDARQITTGNEERDEKMHRKVIESGRFPEIVFAAEQVTGDLPTSGEGRIELRGTVTVHGAGHPVTLTARVTREGDHLHAVAAVPIPYIEWGMKDPSVLVLRVAKEVNVALDIDGRLSP, encoded by the coding sequence ATGAGCAAGGCCTGGGTGCTGGTCGGAGTCGCGTGGCTCGGCGTCACAAGCGTGGCGATGGCTGCAGAGCAGACGCTCCGGATCGATCCGACGGCGAGCGCGGTCTCGTTCACGCTCAGGAGCACGCTGCATCAGGTCGAGGGACGGATGGTCGTGAGCAGGGGGGAGATCCGCTTCGACACGGGCACCGGCGAGGCCTCGGGCGAGGTCGTTCTGGATGCCAGGCAGATCACGACGGGCAACGAGGAGCGCGACGAGAAGATGCACCGCAAGGTCATCGAAAGCGGCCGCTTCCCCGAGATCGTCTTCGCGGCGGAGCAGGTCACCGGCGACCTTCCGACGAGCGGGGAGGGGCGGATCGAGCTGCGAGGCACCGTCACCGTGCACGGCGCCGGCCATCCCGTCACCTTGACCGCCCGCGTCACCCGTGAAGGCGACCACCTCCACGCAGTGGCGGCGGTGCCGATCCCGTACATCGAGTGGGGCATGAAGGACCCGAGCGTGCTGGTGCTGCGAGTGGCCAAGGAGGTCAACGT
- a CDS encoding isoprenylcysteine carboxylmethyltransferase family protein, protein MAYTVLVAMVAILRLAELRISARNVAALKARGAVEVGAGHYPWVVMVHASWLTSCVLEVWLLDRPWIAGLGLSMLVLFAVGMALRYWAIRTLGARWSTRVVFIPGEPLVETGPYRLLRHPNYLGIVLEFIALPLAHSAWITAVVLSAANWLVLRRRVAVETAALA, encoded by the coding sequence GTGGCGTACACCGTTCTGGTGGCGATGGTCGCGATCCTGCGGCTGGCCGAGCTGCGGATCTCGGCGCGAAACGTCGCGGCTCTCAAGGCGAGAGGCGCGGTCGAGGTGGGCGCGGGCCACTACCCCTGGGTCGTCATGGTGCATGCGTCCTGGCTGACAAGTTGCGTCCTCGAGGTGTGGCTGCTCGACCGGCCATGGATCGCAGGCCTCGGACTGTCGATGTTGGTTCTGTTCGCAGTCGGGATGGCCCTGCGCTACTGGGCCATTCGCACTCTCGGGGCGCGATGGTCCACTCGCGTCGTGTTCATTCCTGGCGAGCCGTTGGTCGAGACCGGCCCCTACCGGCTGCTGCGCCACCCGAACTACCTGGGCATCGTGCTCGAGTTCATCGCGCTCCCGCTGGCGCATTCGGCGTGGATCACCGCCGTGGTCTTGTCGGCCGCCAACTGGCTGGTGCTCCGTCGCCGGGTCGCGGTCGAGACTGCGGCCCTCGCCTGA
- a CDS encoding 3-oxoacyl-[acyl-carrier-protein] synthase III C-terminal domain-containing protein, with product MVRIAAVGSAFPPNYYDQGTLLEAFRRHWAGRLYNLDRLEALHHNVLVGGRHLALPMEAYEGLETWGQANDAWIAVAQQVGEQAVRDGLAAAGLTADDVGVFVFVTVTGVATPSIDARLMNRLRLPARVRRVPVFGLGCVAGAAGVARAADLLHGLPGEAAIVLSVELCSLTLQRRDLSIPNLIGSGLFGDGAAAALVVGSGRASRGPEIVASRSVFYPGSERVMGWDVTEAGFQIVLSAEVPEVVRKFLRRDVDGFLAEHGLTRSDIAVWVSHPGGPKVLEAMEEALELPQDALEASWRTLREVGNLSSTSVLLVLRDVMERSDPAPGTWGLMVAMGPGFCSELVLLKW from the coding sequence ATGGTGCGCATTGCGGCGGTCGGATCGGCGTTTCCCCCCAACTACTACGACCAGGGGACCTTGCTCGAGGCGTTCCGCCGGCACTGGGCGGGCCGCCTTTACAACCTCGACCGGCTCGAGGCGCTGCACCACAACGTGCTGGTCGGGGGCCGTCACCTCGCCCTGCCGATGGAGGCGTACGAGGGCCTCGAGACGTGGGGCCAGGCGAACGACGCCTGGATCGCGGTCGCGCAGCAGGTCGGCGAGCAGGCGGTGCGCGACGGGCTCGCGGCGGCGGGGCTGACCGCCGACGACGTCGGCGTGTTCGTGTTCGTCACCGTGACCGGGGTGGCCACACCGTCGATCGACGCCCGGCTGATGAACCGGCTGCGGCTGCCGGCGCGGGTGCGACGGGTGCCGGTGTTCGGCCTCGGCTGCGTGGCCGGCGCGGCGGGCGTGGCGCGCGCCGCCGACCTGCTGCACGGCCTGCCCGGCGAGGCGGCGATCGTGCTGTCGGTCGAGCTGTGCTCGCTGACCCTGCAGCGCCGCGACCTCTCGATCCCGAACTTGATCGGCTCCGGGCTGTTCGGCGACGGCGCCGCGGCGGCACTCGTGGTCGGCTCGGGGCGGGCGTCGCGCGGGCCGGAGATCGTCGCGTCGCGGTCGGTGTTCTACCCGGGCTCCGAGCGCGTGATGGGCTGGGACGTCACCGAGGCCGGCTTCCAGATCGTGCTTTCCGCCGAGGTGCCGGAGGTGGTCCGGAAGTTCCTGCGCCGTGATGTCGACGGCTTCCTCGCCGAGCACGGGCTGACCAGGTCCGACATCGCGGTCTGGGTGTCGCACCCCGGTGGGCCGAAGGTGCTGGAAGCGATGGAAGAGGCTCTCGAGCTGCCGCAGGACGCCCTCGAGGCGTCCTGGCGCACCCTGCGCGAGGTCGGCAACCTGTCGTCGACGTCGGTGCTGCTGGTGCTGCGGGACGTGATGGAGCGCAGCGACCCGGCGCCGGGCACCTGGGGCTTGATGGTCGCCATGGGCCCCGGCTTCTGCTCGGAGCTGGTACTGCTGAAGTGGTGA
- a CDS encoding 2Fe-2S iron-sulfur cluster-binding protein, with translation MLIEILSIETATAVLAVATTVHFAMLLLRMHRNPAGRRHDALLLPSLVFATTPWLFPSVGGVAAGIAVHLVWFAACERLVPRPPVPVPAPVTAAPGAIAAPRPAAAAQPAGRPAGWVKTPVIAVHRETPDITTFRMVRPDAFDFKAGQFLSVRFSIDGKAVSRCYSVSSAPESTGYVEISVKRQGLVSGMLHGMVRPGSLLDVMRPAGAFVYPSDDHRPLTLIAGGVGITPLVSMLRHAVQADPTRPVTLLYSVRTQKDIAFRDELATIARRHLQAKIVIATAEEPATAELLSGMIDRDLLASQVDDPRHTIFMLCGPPPMIAAMKRILADLGVPPEQVRFEEFAAAVAFANARAAGEAPAVDVTAPLEPAAAAAGGTFQLRLAVSGQAIAAPGSRTLLETCEAAGIPLPSACRAGVCGTCRTRVVEGKVRCESDLLDPAERAAGYILPCVSWPTGDCALDA, from the coding sequence ATGTTGATCGAGATCCTGAGCATCGAGACTGCGACCGCGGTCCTGGCCGTGGCCACCACCGTCCACTTCGCCATGCTGCTGCTGCGGATGCATCGCAACCCTGCGGGCCGCCGACACGATGCGCTGCTCCTTCCCTCGCTGGTCTTCGCCACCACGCCGTGGCTGTTTCCGAGCGTCGGCGGGGTCGCCGCCGGGATCGCGGTCCACCTCGTCTGGTTCGCTGCCTGCGAGCGCCTGGTGCCGCGCCCACCCGTCCCCGTTCCTGCTCCCGTGACCGCTGCGCCGGGGGCGATCGCGGCGCCGCGGCCTGCCGCCGCCGCCCAGCCGGCCGGAAGGCCGGCGGGGTGGGTCAAGACCCCGGTCATCGCCGTGCACCGCGAGACACCCGACATCACCACGTTTCGCATGGTGAGGCCCGACGCCTTCGACTTCAAGGCCGGCCAGTTCCTGAGCGTCCGCTTCTCGATCGACGGCAAGGCGGTGTCGCGCTGCTACTCGGTGTCGTCGGCCCCGGAGTCGACCGGGTACGTCGAGATCTCGGTCAAGCGGCAGGGTCTGGTATCGGGGATGCTGCACGGGATGGTGCGGCCTGGCTCGCTGCTCGACGTGATGCGGCCGGCCGGGGCCTTTGTCTATCCATCGGACGACCACCGGCCGCTCACCCTGATCGCGGGCGGCGTCGGGATCACGCCGCTGGTGAGCATGCTGCGCCACGCGGTCCAGGCCGACCCGACGCGGCCGGTCACCCTGCTGTACTCGGTCCGCACCCAGAAAGACATCGCGTTCCGGGATGAGCTGGCAACCATCGCCCGGCGCCACCTCCAGGCGAAGATCGTCATCGCGACGGCCGAGGAGCCGGCCACCGCCGAGCTCCTGTCCGGCATGATCGACCGCGACCTGCTGGCCTCGCAGGTGGACGATCCAAGGCACACCATCTTCATGCTCTGCGGCCCACCGCCGATGATCGCAGCCATGAAGAGGATACTGGCGGACCTCGGCGTCCCTCCCGAACAGGTCCGATTCGAGGAGTTTGCCGCCGCCGTCGCGTTCGCCAACGCCCGCGCGGCGGGAGAAGCCCCCGCCGTCGACGTCACGGCCCCGCTGGAGCCCGCGGCCGCGGCGGCAGGCGGCACCTTCCAACTGCGGCTCGCGGTCAGCGGCCAGGCGATCGCCGCCCCCGGATCCCGCACTCTCCTCGAGACCTGCGAGGCGGCGGGCATCCCGCTGCCCTCGGCGTGCCGCGCTGGCGTCTGCGGCACCTGCCGGACCCGGGTGGTCGAGGGGAAGGTGCGGTGCGAGTCCGACCTGCTCGACCCGGCGGAGCGCGCAGCAGGGTATATCCTCCCCTGCGTGTCGTGGCCCACCGGCGACTGCGCGCTGGACGCGTGA